A region from the Acyrthosiphon pisum isolate AL4f chromosome A1, pea_aphid_22Mar2018_4r6ur, whole genome shotgun sequence genome encodes:
- the LOC100165237 gene encoding F-box only protein 11 produces MPSASFSSTRSYTRRTRRKGSNRLPIPSRTSNSGGVVEAGVTCEPLVAASGSYATPGGASTSTSSFQHVPPYDLRGRKSPLHLHDASTAGFNATAPVHPTATRPTSPTASATASVLQSAATPPLSQPARKRLRRNTSCTITSSDNTNSAAHYLQCELPDEVMLTIFSYLYEQDLCRIAQVCKRFQAIANDNNLWKRLYQSVFEYDTPLFHTENSRFDFIPFDESEHHNPWKESFRQLKKRCLHVRPHYNGTAKDPVRRMPHFETIQAGLDHADEHLNGGAKIFLHPGTYRGEFLVIDSDITLIGAAPGVVADAVILERETESTVMFVEGAKSAYLGHVTLKFTPNVTSTVPHHKHFCLEVGENCSPTIDHCIIRSSSVVGAAVCVSGAGANPRIHHCDVSDCENVGIYVTDHAQGTFEDNEICRNALAGVWVKNHANPVMRRNHIHHGRDVGIFTFDNGLGFFEANDIHNNRIAGFEVKAGANPSVVQCEIHHGQTGGIYVHENGLGQFIDNRIHSNNFAGVWITSNSNPTIRRNDIYNGHQGGVYIFGEGRGLIEHNNIYGNALAGIQIRTNSDPIVRHNKIHHGQHGGIYVHEKGAGLVEENEVYANTLAGVWITTGSTPVLRRNRIHSGKQVGVYFYDNGHGKLEDNDIFNHLYSGVQIRTGSNPIIKGNKIWGGQNGGVLVYNGGLGVLEQNEIFDNAMAGVWIKTDSNPTLKRNKIYDGRDGGICIFNGGKGNLEENEIFRNAQAGVLISTQSHPTLRRNRIFDGLAAGVEITNNATATLDSNQIFNNRFGGLCLASGVQPIVRCNKIFSNQDAVEKAVANGQCLYKISSYTSFPMHDFYRCQTCNTTDRNAICVNCIKTCHAGHDVEFIRHDRFFCDCGAGTLNNQCQLQGEPTQDTDTLYDSAAPIESHTLMVN; encoded by the exons ATGCCGAGCGCATCGTTCAGCTCGACTCGTTCTTATACACGGAGGACGAGGAGAAAAGGCTCTAACCGTCTGCCCATACCATCTAGGACGTCGAATTCTG gtgGAGTGGTTGAAGCTGGAGTAACATGTGAACCTTTAGTTGCTGCAAGTGGTAGCTATGCAACTCCAGGAGGCGCTAGTACCAGTACTAGTAGTTTCCAACATGTGCCACCTTATGATTTACGTGGTCGAAAATCACCTTTACACTTACATGATGCTAGTACAGCTGGATTTAATGCTACAGCACCAGTTCACCCAACTGCTACTCGTCCTACATCACCTACAGCATCAGCTACTGCATCGGTATTGCAGTCGGCTGCTACACCACCTTTATCTCAGCCTGCCCGTAAACGACTCAGGCGAAATACTTCTTGTACAATTACTAGCTCTGACA ATACAAACTCGGCTGCCCATTATTTACAGTGTGAACTGCCAGACGAGGTCATGTTGACAATATTCAGTTACTTATATGAACAAGATCTATGTAGAATAGCTCAAGTTTGTAAACGATTTCAAGCAATAGCTAATGATAATAATCTATGGAAAAGATTGTATCAAAGTGTATTTGAGTATGATACACCACTGTTTCATACAGAAAATAGTCGTTTTGATTTTATTCCATTTGACGAAAGTGAACACCATAATCCATGGAAAGAAAGTTTTAGGCAACTAAAAAAACGTTGTTTACATGTACGACCACATTATAATGGTACTGCTAAAGACCCAGTTAGGAGAATGCCACATTTTGAAACAATTCAAGCCGGCTTAGATCATGCTGATGAACATTTAAATGGTggagcaaaaatatttttacatcctGGTACTTATCGAGGAGAATTTTTGGTGATAGATTCAGATATAACATTAATTGGAGCTGCCCCCGGTGTGGTTGCTGATGCAGTAATTCTTGAAAGAGAAACTGAATCAACTGTAATGTTTGTTGAGGGTGCCAAAAGTGCCTATTTGGGACATGTCACATTAAAATTTACTCCAAATGTTACTTCAACTGTCCCACaccataaacatttttgtttggaAGTTGGCGAAAATTGTTCACCTACAATTGACCATTGTATTATCAGAAGCTCCTCAGTTGTAGGAGCTGCTGTATGTGTTAGTGGAGCTGGTGCAAATCCTAGGATTCATCATTGTGATGTTAGCGACTGTGAAAATGTTGGTATTTACGTTACTGATCATGCTCAAGGAACATTTGAAGACAATGAAATTTGTAGAAATGCTTTAGCTGGTGTTTGGGTTAAAAACCATGCAAATCCAGTGATGCGTCGCAACCATATACACCATGGAAGAGATGTGGGCATATTTACATTTGACAATGGATTG GGATTTTTTGAAGCCAATGATATTCACAATAACCGCATTGCTGGTTTTGAAGTCAAAGCTGGAGCCAATCCATCTGTTGTGCAGTGCGAGATTCATCATGGTCAGACAGGTGGAATCTATGTTCATGAAAATGGTCTTGGCCAGTTTATTGATAACAGAATTCATAGTAACAATTTTGCTGGTGTTTGGATTACTTCGAACAGCAATCCAACAATACGGcgtaatgatatatataatggACATCAAGGTGGAGTATATATATTTGGTGAAGGCAGAGGACTGATtgaacataacaatatatatg gaaaTGCATTAGCTGGTATTCAAATTCGCACAAACAGTGACCCAATTGTTAGGCATAACAAAATTCATCATGGTCAGCATGGTGGAATATATGTACATGAGAAGGGTGCAGGGCTTGTTGAAGAAAATGAAGTATATGCAAACACATTAGCTGGTGTTTGGATCACTACTGGTAGTACTCCAGTTTTGCGCCGTAACCGAATACATTCTGGTAAACAAGTGGGCGTATATTTCTATGACAATGGACATGGAAAACTTGAagacaatgatatttttaatcacTTATATTCTGGTGTTCAAATAAG aactgGTAGTAATCCAATCATCAAAGGTAATAAAATCTGGGGAGGTCAAAATGGTGGAGTTTTAGTGTACAATGGTGGATTAGGAGTTTTGgaacaaaatgaaatatttgataATGCGATGGCTGGTGTTTGGATAAAAACAGATTCTAACCCAACACTTAAACGGAATAAGATCTATGATGGTAGAGATGGTGGAATTTGTATATTCAATGGTGGGAAAG gtaatttagaagaaaatgaaatatttagaaACGCTCAAGCTGGTGTTTTAATTTCGACTCAAAGCCATCCTACATTGAGGCGCAATAGAATTTTTGATGGCTTAGCTGCTGGTGTTGAAATTACTAACAACGCAACAGCCACCTTAGAtagtaatcaaatatttaataaccgtTTTGGTGGGCTTTGCTTAGCCAGCGGTGTACAACCTATTGTTAGAT gcaataaaatttttagtaaTCAAGATGCTGTAGAAAAGGCTGTAGCTAATGGtcaatgtttgtataaaatatcctCATACACTTCATTTCCTATGCATGATTTTTACCGTTGTCAGACATGCAACACGACTGATAGAAATGCGAtttgtgtaaattgtataaaaacatgCCATGCTGGACATGATGTTGAATTCATAAGGCATGACAG ATTCTTTTGTGATTGTGGAGCTGGCACTTTAAATAACCAATGTCAGTTACAAGGCGAACCAACACAGGACACAGATACATTGTATGACTCAGCAGCACCTATTGAATCACATACTTTAATGGTGAATTAA
- the LOC100167262 gene encoding CAAX prenyl protease 2 translates to MNIDKLNYQCSYIKCILECLLLSVIYVSSLYVWNSQHSRDHPSTIKKRFLSVSFMLIFSPLYTWYFISDKTKVPIRYWLGLKWDGIFMSAASSLILTCILFMGPICLICCKNIQLKNIISIENIKSKLTELIWLRNYVVAPISEEFTFRACIIPLLLQSFQPMTTIFICPIFFGAAHFNQWIERMRAGVPCLDAFIMSVFQFMYTTIFGAYSALLFISTGNVIGPIMAHKFCNHMGFPDFREMFQFQEPKRTCLLVLSLVGLILWCILIKYTTDPRIYSNQMDWTEMNQCNTINSSNNFEQKYFVKL, encoded by the exons atgaatatagacaaattaaattacCAATGTTCTTACATAAAATGCATTCTGGAATGTCTCTTATTATCTGTGATATACGTATCCAGTTTATATGTATGGAATTCACAACATTctag AGATCATCCATCGACTATAAAGAAAAGATTTCTTAGTGTATCATTCATGCTAATATTTTCACCATTATATACGTGGTATTTCATTAGTGACAAAACTAAA gtacctattcggTATTGGTTGGGTTTGAAATGGGATGGAATATTTATGTCTGCAGCTTCTTCACTCATcttaacatgtatattattcatgggtCCAATATGcttaatttgttgtaaaaacattcaattaaaaaatattatta gtattgaaaatataaaatcaaagttAACAGAATTAATTTGGCTCAGAAATTATGTGGTGGCGCCAATATCTGAAGAATTTACTTTTAGAGCTTGCATTATACCTCTATTACTTCAAAGTTTCCAGCCAATGACCACTATTTTCATTTGTCCAATATTTTTTGGAGCAG CTCATTTTAATCAATGGATAGAAAGGATGCGAGCAGGTGTACCATGTTTAGATGCTTTTATTATGtcag TGTTTCAGTTTATGTATACTACAATATTTGGAGCATATTCGGCACTGCTGTTCATCTCCACTGGAAATGTTATAGGACCAATCATGGCTCATAAATTTTGCAATCACATGGGATTTCCTGACTTCCGAGAAATGTTTCAATTTCAAGAGCCAAAACGTACCTGTTTACTAGTTCTTTCATTAGTTGGATTAATACTCTGGTgcatattgattaaatatactactGACCCACGCATATATTCTAACCAAATGGATTGGACTGAAATGAACCAATGTAATACCATAAACTCCAGCAATAATTTtgagcaaaaatattttgtaaaattgtaa
- the LOC100169314 gene encoding egl nine homolog 1 isoform X2, translated as MGRNRNRRASHSVQSTNVPMSQRSDYVDLCRNIIRDMDLYGVCVLDNFLGYQRGMTVLDEVLNLYNMGVFKDGQLVRNKASNNLKTIRGDQIIWVDGREDCCKQIGQLISDVDAVVMGSNKMNDNGKLGNYTINGRTKAMVACYPGHGSHYVKHVDNPNKDGRCITAIYYLNKDWDIKENGGLLRIFPEGWSDQVADIEPLFDRILFFWSDRRNPHEVQPAFKTRYAITLWYFDGNEKEEAGRRFQHASDLNSMQVP; from the exons ATGGGACGAAATCGAAATAGAAGAGCCAGCCACAGTGTTCAAAGTACCAATGTACCAATGTCCCAGCGCAGCGACTATGTTGATCTATGTCGCAACATTATACGCGACATGGATCTGTATGGAGTGTGCGTGTTAGATAATTTCCTAGGTTATCAACGTGGTATGACTGTACTAGATGAAGTTTTGAATCTATATAACATGGGAGTATTCAAGGATGGTCAATTGGTTCGAAATAAAGCGAGTAATAATCTCAAAACTATACGAGGTGATCAGATCATTTGGGTTGATGGTCGTGAGGATTGTTGCAAACAAATTGGACAGCTTATAAGTGATGTTGATGCCGTAGTCATGGGATCAAACAAAATGAATGACAATGGTAAACTTGGaaactatacaattaatggCAGAACCAAa gctATGGTCGCTTGTTATCCAGGACATGGATCTCATTATGTCAAGCATGTAGATAATCCAAACAAAGATGGCCGATGTATTACtgcgatatattatttaaataaagactGGGATATTAAA gaAAATGGTGGCCTGCTAAGAATATTTCCGGAAGGTTGGAGTGATCAAGTAGCTGATATAGAACCATTATTTGATCGTATATTATTCTTTTGGTCTGACCGAAGAAATCCTCATGAAGTTCAACCAGCTTTTAAAACCAG GTATGCAATTACTCTTTGGTATTTCGATGGCAATGAAAAAGAAGAAGCTGGAAGAAGATTTCAACATGCAA gCGACTTAAATAGCATGCAAGTTCCATAG
- the LOC100169314 gene encoding egl nine homolog 1 isoform X1: MGRNRNRRASHSVQSTNVPMSQRSDYVDLCRNIIRDMDLYGVCVLDNFLGYQRGMTVLDEVLNLYNMGVFKDGQLVRNKASNNLKTIRGDQIIWVDGREDCCKQIGQLISDVDAVVMGSNKMNDNGKLGNYTINGRTKAMVACYPGHGSHYVKHVDNPNKDGRCITAIYYLNKDWDIKENGGLLRIFPEGWSDQVADIEPLFDRILFFWSDRRNPHEVQPAFKTRYAITLWYFDGNEKEEAGRRFQHASQSNICCYQNAT; encoded by the exons ATGGGACGAAATCGAAATAGAAGAGCCAGCCACAGTGTTCAAAGTACCAATGTACCAATGTCCCAGCGCAGCGACTATGTTGATCTATGTCGCAACATTATACGCGACATGGATCTGTATGGAGTGTGCGTGTTAGATAATTTCCTAGGTTATCAACGTGGTATGACTGTACTAGATGAAGTTTTGAATCTATATAACATGGGAGTATTCAAGGATGGTCAATTGGTTCGAAATAAAGCGAGTAATAATCTCAAAACTATACGAGGTGATCAGATCATTTGGGTTGATGGTCGTGAGGATTGTTGCAAACAAATTGGACAGCTTATAAGTGATGTTGATGCCGTAGTCATGGGATCAAACAAAATGAATGACAATGGTAAACTTGGaaactatacaattaatggCAGAACCAAa gctATGGTCGCTTGTTATCCAGGACATGGATCTCATTATGTCAAGCATGTAGATAATCCAAACAAAGATGGCCGATGTATTACtgcgatatattatttaaataaagactGGGATATTAAA gaAAATGGTGGCCTGCTAAGAATATTTCCGGAAGGTTGGAGTGATCAAGTAGCTGATATAGAACCATTATTTGATCGTATATTATTCTTTTGGTCTGACCGAAGAAATCCTCATGAAGTTCAACCAGCTTTTAAAACCAG GTATGCAATTACTCTTTGGTATTTCGATGGCAATGAAAAAGAAGAAGCTGGAAGAAGATTTCAACATGCAAGTCAGTCTAATATCTGTTGTTaccaaaat gCGACTTAA